In one window of Nerophis ophidion isolate RoL-2023_Sa linkage group LG05, RoL_Noph_v1.0, whole genome shotgun sequence DNA:
- the LOC133552704 gene encoding equilibrative nucleobase transporter 1-like, which translates to MADWQNRLRVQRGLTFLTGLVECLCFAGIVFGWASLVFVLKKEDYFVSFCVNATGVNGSQFLDCGGQDEQFSLVFTIASFTNNFLTLVSGFIFDHFGTTVARLLGIGFHTMGTLMVAFSSSALSVLLFPALSFIAVGGIMLLITNMQVGNLFGTRRSTIITLYNGAFDSSSALFFVIKLLYESGISLHASFLFVSVCSIVHLLRTLFLLPRTVIPYPLPDHYTYGLSCSQLRTSKQSMDVISQKTEEEEKFDRQAPVKPEKSFRECVRSRLFIWHLIWLSVIQLRHYLFIGTLNPTLQMLTDGEPSLVSQYINAFAFTQLCGVLCAPWNGLIMDRHKRKPRVEGMSEEEADLNSAVLSLLLTSVMALVFSVCAAVPVLPLQYFTFIVQVLNRSFLYGGNAAFISVAFPSRHFGKLYGLIMAGSAVFSLLQYACFALVKSVLHGDPLYVNIALTLLILLAFIHPMSVFLHCRSLASRRAKNQPE; encoded by the exons ATGGCGGACTGGCAGAACCGGCTGCGGGTGCAACGAGGCCTCACCTTCCTCACGGGCTTGGTGGAGTGTCTGTGTTTTGCAGGGATCGTATTCGGGTGGGCTTCTCTGGTTTTTGTCCTCAAGAAAGAGGACTACTTTGTCTCCTTCTGCGTCAACGCTACTGGCGTCAACGGCTCACAGTTCTTAG ATTGCGGGGGACAGGATGAGCAGTTCTCCCTGGTCTTCACCATTGCGTCCTTCACCAATAATTTCCTCACTCTGGTCAGCGGCTTCATCTTCGACCACTTTGGCACCACCGTGGCTCGGCTCTTGGGAAT AGGTTTCCACACCATGGGTACCTTGATGGTGGCATTCTCAAGTTCAG CTCTATCTGTCCTGCTTTTCCCCGCTCTGTCCTTCATTGCCGTGGGTGGAATCATGCTGCTCATCACCAACATGCAG GTGGGTAACCTTTTTGGCACTCGCCGTTCCACCATCATCACGCTTTACAACGGGGCCTTTGACTCTTCCTCAGCACTCTTCTTCGTCATCAAG TTGCTCTACGAGTCCGGCATCTCTCTCCATGCCAGTTTCCTGTTCGTGTCTGTCTGCAGCATCGTTCACCTGCTCAGGACTCTCTTCCTCCTTCCCAGAACAGTCATACCATACCCTCTGCCTGACCACTACACATACGG GCTATCCTGCAGCCAACTCAGGACTTCCAAGCAGTCGATGGATGTGATTTCTCAGAAGACGGAAGAGGAAGAGAAATTTGACCGCCAAGCACCCGTAAAACCAG AAAAAAGTTTCCGTGAGTGCGTTCGTTCCCGATTGTTCATATGGCACCTAATTTGGTTGTCTGTGATCCAACTGAGACATTATCTGTTCATCGGCACCCTCAACCCCACGCTGCAGATGTTGACTGATGGGGAGCCCTCACTGG TGAGCCAGTACATCAACGCCTTTGCCTTCACACAACTGTGCGGGGTGCTGTGTGCTCCCTGGAACGGACTCATCATGGACAGACACAAGCGCAAACCGCGGGTGGAAG GAATGAGTGAAGAAGAAGCAGATCTGAATTCTGCAGTTCTGTCGCTCCTCCTGACGTCGGTGATGGCGTTGGTGTTCTCCGTGTGTGCCGCCGTACCAGTCTTGCCCCTGCAGTATTTCACCTTTATTGTGCAAGTACTCAATCGCTCCTTCCTGTACGGTGGAAACGCAGCTTTCATCAGCGTGGC TTTCCCATCACGTCACTTTGGGAAGCTATACGGCCTCATCATGGCGGGTTCCGCAGTCTTCTCCTTACTGCAGTATGCCTGCTTCGCCTTGGTGAAGTCGGTTCTGCACGGAGATCCTTTATAT GTGAACATCGCCCTGACGCTGCTCATCCTGCTCGCCTTCATCCACCCCATGTCGGTCTTTTTGCACTGTCGAAGCCTGGCGTCCCGGCGAGCTAAGAACCAGCCCGAGTAG